In the Podospora bellae-mahoneyi strain CBS 112042 chromosome 4, whole genome shotgun sequence genome, one interval contains:
- the MRPL27 gene encoding 60S ribosomal protein L27, mitochondrial (EggNog:ENOG503P302; COG:J) produces MQPTRALLGMRYRKLRLTTKDVNKGFYKGTGSGSMGRHTSRGGYIIEWNKVRTYVCPDLTGFKLTPFVTNAVKRTYGQYDTKLGPRDPQEYLARWKSENGLD; encoded by the exons ATGCAACCCACCCGCGCCCTCCTGGGCATGCGCTACCGCAAGCTCCGCCTCACAACCAAGGACGTCAACAAGGGCTTCTACAAGGGcaccggctccggctccatGGGCCGTCACACCTCCCGCGGTGGCTACATCATCGAGTGGAACAAGGTGCGGACCTATGTCTGTCCCGATTTGACTGGGTTCAAG CTCACCCCCTTTGTCACCAACGCCGTCAAGAGAACATACGGACAGTACGACACCAAGCTCGGGCCGAGGGACCCCCAGGAGTATCTCGCGAGGTGGAAGTCGGAGAACGGTCTTGATTAA
- a CDS encoding hypothetical protein (MEROPS:MER0034959; EggNog:ENOG503NU6U; COG:V) produces MNTATVGLAVTPTVISTLLSHYLSRKPRAKKPTAHLSYDEGLHLIRSFLQYASRHTVEDLQAFTSQWVPHPQWVKVDVVDIPERDLSRSADLLAEQLGPEGLRQVGGKQWWQWRKEKHALRAEWIEMKADYQERLKANDPGNRVMLYVHGGAYYFGSVDEHRYQIQRHARKLKARALAPRYRLAPQYPFPCGLQDCLATYLYLLTQQESSTIILAGDSAGAGMILSVMVILRDGGLPLPAGAVLISPWADLTHSFPSVAGDCPMDYIPPSGFHHKPSPAWPPPDEDELNELKKVAMQQKQEIAEEKEMDEKEGGSDEAHVPSQKDVKETTHKLMFDIDGEQITVREQIQIYTTNDLLAHPLVSPIMQPTLGGLPPLLIMVGGGEVLRDEQIYLAHKCANPSQYLPPEALMDDHARAQVERYKPTDVYLQVWDDMCHVGPTLSFTRPAKYMYRSVAQFSAWALARAQGTEIAILDDDVISVISNDSSSSDGEEDKTKPEVKTETTEQKTTDQEKNTPTPTSPLSIGTASSPLPPFKNNMIRHRVTRHGDIFPLDPPSALPGCTMSRDLVGVVKVGTVRKWYEHKKRWDVKFAKTKARVHKQRIKDMKVGYEVFGEGEVPPPTALAGRRKIDDGGAVERKKKGKGRSYGLSLWGSWGSKHDERTRGNMALAEGGLGKSVGREYKAGNKVEGEGAREWEDIRLQGVEQEKENRKAGGSPERSKIKSWKKLVRDEKDDEKLPEVKGGEEEKKEADLKPAGPMVPEEEKGGDDDDAKGTEADAQDTNEGNSGLLSPEDNSTGVTGKRLFLGGVAMPFSMRKEAETASMITLAPASPMEQSSVRLSTADSVSLAPSRTAPLEAPAISVQGVSDDDTMSTPKRAVERASNITVATEWTTLDEPGVSDPKASKSEVGTVWTEEDEGEDKATPLPTPSVLTGSMYTATPGQSRPELDRFVTADEVPRASY; encoded by the exons atgaACACTGCGACAGTGGGTTTGGCGGTTACGCCAACGGTCATATCCACTCTTTTATCGCAT TACCTCAGTCGGAAACCACGGGCCAAAAAGCCCACGGCTCACCTGTCGTATGACGAGGGCCTTCATCTTATTCGCTCGTTTCTTCAGTATGCCTCGCGTCACACAGTCGAGGATCTCCAAGCCTTCACCAGCCAATGGGTCCCTCACCCTCAATGGGTCAAAGTCGACGTGGTCGATATTCCAGAGCGCGATCTCTCGAGGTCGGCCGATCTGCTGGCTGAACAACTCGGCCCGGAAGGTCTTCGTCAAGTAGGCGGAAAGCAATGGTGGCAGTGGCGCAAGGAGAAGCATGCGCTCAGGGCGGAGTGGATCGAGATGAAGGCTGATTACCAGGAGCGGTTGAAGGCAAATGACCCAGGAAACCGCGTCATGCTTTATGTTCATGGGGGAGCGTATTATTTTGGCAGTGTGGACGAGCATCGGTATCAGATTCAACGACATGCGCGAAAATTGAAGGCGAGGGCTCTCGCGCCGCGGTACAGACTTGCGCCGCAGTATCCTTTTCCTTGCGGTCTGCAGGACTGTTTGGCGACGTATCTCTATCTTTTGACGCAGCAGGAGTCCAGCACTATTATTCTCGCGGGTGACTCGGCTGGCGCGGGTATGATTTTGTCGGTGATGGTTATCCTCAGAGATGGGGGGCTGCCTCTGCCAGCAGGCGCGGTTCTGATCAGTCCCTGGGCTGATTTGACGCACTCATTTCCGAGTGTTGCGGGTGATTGTCCGATGGATTATATTCCACCTTCCGGTTTCCACCACAAGCCATCGCCTGCGTGGCCTCCGCcagatgaggatgagctgaacgagctcaagaaggttgccatgcagcagaagcaggaaatagccgaggagaaggagatggacgagaaggagggcggGTCGGATGAGGCTCATGTTCCTAGTCAGAAGGATGTCAAGGAGACTACGCATAAGCTGATGTTTGATATTGACGGGGAGCAGATCACGGTCAGGGAGCAGATTCAG ATCTACACCACCAACGACCTCCTAGCCCACCCTCTGGTCAGCCCGATCATGCAACCCACTCTCGGCGGCCTACCGCCTCTTCTCATCAtggtcggcggcggtgaagTCCTCCGCGACGAGCAAATCTACCTCGCCCACAAGTGCGCCAACCCCTCGCAATACCTCCCACCAGAAGCCCTGATGGACGACCACGCCAGAGCCCAGGTGGAAAGATACAAGCCCACCGACGTGTATCTCCAAGTCTGGGACGACATGTGCCACGTCGGCCCTACACTGAGCTTCACCAGGCCGGCAAAATACATGTACCGCAGCGTGGCCCAGTTCTCGGCCTGGGCGCTGGCGAGGGCACAAGGGACCGAGATTGCGattttggatgatgatgtcatCTCTGTCATTTCGAATGATAGTTCTTCGagtgatggcgaggaggataagACAAAGCCCGAGGTG AAAACCGAAACCACTGAGCAAAAAACGACTGACCAGGAGAAGAATACCCCTACCCCGACAAGCCCCCTTTCCATCggcaccgcctcctcccccttgccCCCATTCAAAAACAACATGATCCGCCACCGCGTCACCCGCCACGGGGACATCTTCCCCCTTGACCCACCCTCCGCTCTGCCAGGGTGCACCATGTCCCGGGATCTAGTTGGGGTAGTCAAAGTAGGCACTGTCAGGAAGTGGTACGAGCACAAAAAGAGGTGGGATGTGAAATTTGCAAAGACAAAGGCGCGTGTGCATAAGCAGCGGATCAAGGACATGAAGGTGGGGTATgaggtgtttggggagggggaggtgccgCCCCCGACGGcgctggcggggaggaggaagattgatgatgggggtgcggtggagaggaagaagaaggggaaggggaggagttATGGGCTTAGTCtttgggggagctgggggagcAAGCATGACGAGAGGACTCGGGGGAATATGGCGTTGGCGGAGGGCGGGCTTGGGAAgtcggtggggagggagtacAAGGCGGGGAAtaaggttgagggggagggggcgagggagtgggaggataTCAGGTTGCAGGGGGTTGagcaggaaaaggagaatAGAAAGGCTGGGGGGAGTCCGGAGAGGAGCAAGATTAAGAGTTGGAAGAAGCTGGTGagggatgagaaggatgatgagaagTTGCCCGAggtaaaagggggggaggaggagaagaaggaggcggatTTGAAGCCTGCTGGGCCGATGGTGccggaggaagaaaaggggggtgatgatgatgatgcaaaGGGGACTGAGGCAGATGCTCAAGACACCAACGAAGGGAATTCTGGTCTTTTGTCTCCGGAGGACAACAGCACAGGCGTGACTGGCAAACGGCTCTTTCTCGGCGGGGTGGCCATGCCATTCTCTATGCGCAAAGAAGCGGAGACCGCCTCCATGATCACACTTGCGCCTGCCTCGCCTATGGAACAGAGTTCCGTACGGTTGTCGACAGCTGATTCCGTCAGTTTGGCACCCTCGAGAACTGCGCCGCTCGAGGCGCCGGCTATCAGTGTCCAGGGGGTGTCAGATGATGACACCATGTCTACTCCGAAGAGAGCAGTCGAAAGAGCGTCGAATATTACTGTTGCGACTGAGTGGACGACGTTGGATGAGCCGGGAGTGAGTGATCCGAAGGCGTCCAAGAGTGAGGTCGGCACGGTGTGGacagaagaggatgagggggaggataagGCTACGCCGTTGCCGACGCCGAGTGTGCTGACTGGGAGCATGTATACTGCTACTCCTGGGCAGAGCAGGCCAGAGCTGGATCGGTTTGTGACTGCTGATGAGGTGCCTAGGGCATCGTACTGA
- a CDS encoding hypothetical protein (EggNog:ENOG503P3YZ; COG:O), with amino-acid sequence MASQYEGKLPTVEHNIKTPPPPTRRRQIDMSTFTSHLTSTITPDNITNPHSIPNPVDLSAAFRLVQDQFLTLASSAPSQENQSFLLSLAQSLEEDTLHPPTSLEGTSQEFVDSLDRVPRKSLSPDDKCPICMENFLDDPYCLVAELPCRGRHRLDLECVGPWLRTKGTCPCCRADLGERKKRKEAEEREKEKGKKQEVEEEEEEDDMDGLYA; translated from the exons ATGGCCTCCCAATACGAAGGCAAGCTccccaccg tCGAACACAACAtcaaaaccccccctccccccacccgccgccgccaaatAGACATGTCCaccttcacctcccacctcacctccaccatcacccccgaCAACATCACAAACCCCCactccatcccaaacccagtcgacctctccgccgccttccgCCTAGTCCAAGACCAgttcctcaccctcgcctcctcggccccctcCCAAGAAAACCagtccttcctcctctccctcgcccagtCTCTCGAGGAGGACACGCTCCACCCCCCGACCTCCCTCGAGGGCACCTCCCAGGAGTTCGTCGACTCCCTCGATCGCGTCCCGCGCAagtccctctcccccgacgACAAATGTCCCATCTGCATGGAGAACTTCCTCGACGATCCCTACTGCTTGGTGGCTGAGCTCCCTTGCAGGGGGAGACACAGGTTGGATCTGGAATGTGTCGGCCCATGGTTGAGAACAAAGGGGACGTGCCCTTGCTGTAGGGCTGACTTGGGAGAGCgaaaaaagaggaaggaggcggaagagagggagaaggagaagggcaagaaacaagaggtggaagaggaggaggaggaggacgataTGGATGGGTTGTACGCTTAA
- a CDS encoding hypothetical protein (EggNog:ENOG503P8GX) — MSLLRTTLRRPLPPLPISSSLSLTRQYNPSLPLQAYKDDQDRTSLKPRPNDSTKSGSDDEAAECATAFDPTVTDPDLEFQSCWKGPYDNPLEASGANREISKETNERAEEKQAPRDGKTRESHSSKEGKKAGRMTSSFPK, encoded by the coding sequence ATGTCCCTCCTCcgcaccaccctccgccgccccctgcctccccttcccatttcctcctccctttccctaACCCGTCAATAcaacccctctctcccccttcaagCCTACAAGGATGACCAAGACCGCACCTCCCTCAAACCCCGACCCAACGATTCCACCAAATCTGGTTCGGACGACGAAGCCGCCGAGTGCGCCACAGCCTTCGACCCAACCGTCACAGACCCCGACTTGGAATTCCAATCCTGCTGGAAGGGGCCGTACGACAACCCCTTGGAAGCCTCGGGAGCCAACCGGGAAATATCAAAGGAAACAAACGAGAGGGCAGAGGAGAAACAAGCACCGCGGGATGGCAAGACGAGGGAGAGCCACTCTAGtaaggaggggaagaaggcggggaggatgacgagttCTTTTCCAAAATGA